Proteins co-encoded in one Alcanivorax sp. genomic window:
- a CDS encoding M20/M25/M40 family metallo-hydrolase, giving the protein MSGRLLARLGVLFVLLLAGLLAVMVSRTLLLAPQERKAVALPALAESSDEPAMVARLSRAITFPTLTGNDAAFDDFHAFLRDAFPLVHASLSLKIFGHSLLFHWDSGQGCKPTLLLAHQDVVPVSSPEDWRYPPFSGVNEEGYIWGRGAMDDKVSVMAILEAVEGMLAADQQPPCDVWLAFGHDEETGGVHGAARMAAWLLSQGLQFELVLDEGGMVLPGSTLGISAPVALIGIAEKGYLSVVLRAHGEPGHSSRPPAKTAVGQVAAAIQTLQSHPRPASLGMPVRQMLEQVAPWQPFAKRMVFANLWLFEPLVLQQLASKPETNALIRTTQAPTMLNAGVKDNVLPATAEAVVNFRLLPGESRDSILGWLEAILPSDVQVTVKDGFFAEASSISPAHSAAFERVAGLAAALPDEPVPAPFLMIAGSDARHYQALSENVLRFLPVSLQQEDIARFHGPNERLARDQYALMVRFYAGVLQSK; this is encoded by the coding sequence ATGTCTGGCCGATTGCTGGCCCGACTCGGTGTCCTGTTCGTGCTGTTGCTGGCGGGACTGCTGGCGGTGATGGTGAGCCGCACCTTATTGCTGGCCCCGCAGGAACGCAAGGCCGTTGCCCTGCCGGCACTGGCTGAATCCAGTGATGAGCCCGCCATGGTGGCTCGACTGTCACGGGCCATTACCTTTCCTACCCTTACCGGCAATGATGCTGCCTTTGATGACTTCCATGCATTCCTGCGTGATGCCTTTCCCCTGGTGCATGCTTCACTGTCATTAAAGATCTTCGGCCATAGCCTGTTGTTTCACTGGGACAGCGGCCAGGGCTGCAAGCCCACTCTTCTGCTGGCCCATCAGGACGTGGTACCGGTCTCATCACCGGAAGACTGGCGCTATCCGCCGTTTTCCGGGGTGAATGAGGAGGGATATATCTGGGGGCGGGGTGCCATGGATGACAAGGTTTCGGTCATGGCTATCCTCGAAGCCGTGGAGGGGATGCTGGCGGCGGACCAGCAACCGCCCTGTGATGTCTGGCTGGCTTTCGGTCACGATGAGGAGACCGGCGGGGTGCATGGCGCTGCCAGAATGGCGGCCTGGTTACTGTCGCAAGGGCTGCAGTTCGAACTGGTGCTGGATGAGGGAGGCATGGTGTTGCCGGGCAGTACCCTGGGTATCAGCGCGCCGGTGGCGCTGATCGGTATCGCCGAGAAAGGCTATCTCAGTGTGGTTCTGAGGGCCCATGGGGAGCCGGGGCATTCATCACGGCCGCCGGCGAAGACCGCAGTGGGCCAAGTAGCCGCTGCCATTCAGACGCTGCAGTCGCATCCTCGCCCGGCGTCCCTGGGGATGCCGGTGCGGCAGATGCTGGAACAGGTGGCGCCCTGGCAACCGTTTGCCAAACGCATGGTCTTTGCCAATCTGTGGCTGTTCGAGCCGCTGGTACTGCAACAGCTTGCCAGCAAGCCGGAGACCAACGCCTTGATCCGAACCACCCAGGCACCCACCATGCTCAACGCCGGGGTGAAGGACAATGTGCTTCCTGCCACGGCGGAGGCGGTGGTGAACTTCCGCCTGTTACCCGGCGAGAGCCGAGACAGCATTCTCGGTTGGCTGGAGGCTATCCTGCCGTCGGACGTGCAGGTCACTGTAAAGGACGGTTTCTTTGCGGAAGCCTCGTCGATCTCGCCGGCCCACTCCGCTGCGTTTGAACGGGTGGCGGGGCTGGCGGCGGCCTTGCCGGACGAACCGGTGCCGGCCCCCTTTCTGATGATTGCCGGCAGTGATGCCCGGCATTATCAGGCCTTGTCGGAAAATGTGCTGCGCTTTCTGCCGGTGTCACTGCAGCAGGAAGACATCGCTCGCTTTCACGGGCCCAATGAGCGGCTGGCCCGTGACCAGTATGCCCTGATGGTCCGCTTTTATGCGGGCGTGCTGCAGAGCAAGTAG
- a CDS encoding sulfite exporter TauE/SafE family protein encodes MLELFVICLGVGVGAGLLAGALGLGGGVVIVPALIFLFHGLGFAPDLVAKMAVATSLSTIIITSISAVRTHHKAGYVRWPVVFRLGAGIVLGAFAGAFIADAMNGELLTRLFGLFAMIIALQMLLAGQKASRPGAEERLPGAAVLGLAGVLIGTGSAIFGIGGGSLTVPFLSWCRLKMQQAVAISSACGLPIAVAGTVGFAVAGWDESRLPDGAMGYVFLPATAGIVLTSFPFARLAASISHRLPSVTLKRVFAGVLFLLGLKLFFG; translated from the coding sequence GTGCTGGAACTGTTTGTCATCTGTCTGGGTGTGGGCGTCGGCGCCGGGTTGCTGGCCGGGGCGCTGGGTCTGGGCGGTGGCGTGGTGATCGTACCCGCATTAATTTTCCTGTTTCATGGACTGGGTTTTGCGCCGGACCTGGTGGCCAAGATGGCGGTGGCCACCTCCTTGAGCACCATCATCATTACCTCCATCAGCGCGGTACGCACCCATCACAAGGCCGGCTATGTACGCTGGCCGGTGGTGTTTCGGCTGGGCGCGGGCATTGTGCTGGGCGCCTTCGCGGGCGCGTTTATTGCCGATGCCATGAACGGTGAACTGCTGACCCGGTTGTTCGGTCTGTTTGCCATGATCATTGCCCTGCAGATGCTGCTGGCGGGACAGAAAGCATCACGGCCCGGCGCAGAGGAGCGTTTGCCCGGGGCTGCGGTGCTGGGGCTGGCCGGGGTGCTGATTGGTACCGGGTCCGCCATTTTTGGCATTGGTGGTGGGTCGCTGACGGTGCCTTTTCTAAGTTGGTGCCGGTTGAAAATGCAGCAGGCCGTGGCGATTTCCTCGGCCTGTGGTCTGCCCATTGCGGTGGCCGGCACGGTGGGGTTTGCGGTGGCTGGCTGGGATGAATCCCGTCTGCCGGATGGGGCGATGGGCTATGTGTTTTTACCGGCTACAGCCGGTATAGTGCTCACCAGTTTTCCGTTTGCCCGCCTTGCGGCCAGCATCAGCCATCGTTTGCCCTCTGTCACTCTCAAGAGGGTTTTTGCCGGGGTGCTGTTCCTGCTTGGGCTGAAGCTGTTTTTTGGATAG
- a CDS encoding dihydrofolate reductase, which yields MSIRLSMMVAKASNNVIGRDNKLPWYLPNDLKYFKQVTFGKPVIMGRKTWESLKGPLPGRTNIVITRQADYVAEGAKVVTTLDEAVEMAQNVAFIEGQEETVIMGGAEIYQLALPKADRLYLTEVHAEVDGDTFFPDYDATEWNEIGREDFAAEGPNPYDYSFVVYERK from the coding sequence ATGTCCATTCGACTTTCCATGATGGTGGCCAAGGCCAGTAATAATGTGATCGGCCGGGACAACAAGTTGCCCTGGTATCTCCCCAATGACCTCAAGTATTTCAAGCAGGTCACCTTCGGCAAGCCGGTGATCATGGGACGCAAGACCTGGGAGTCCCTCAAGGGGCCGTTACCGGGCCGTACCAATATTGTGATTACCCGTCAGGCGGATTACGTGGCCGAGGGCGCCAAGGTGGTGACGACCCTGGATGAGGCGGTGGAGATGGCCCAGAACGTGGCGTTCATCGAAGGTCAGGAAGAAACCGTGATCATGGGCGGGGCGGAGATCTATCAACTGGCGCTGCCAAAGGCGGATCGCCTTTACCTCACCGAAGTGCATGCAGAGGTGGATGGCGACACCTTCTTCCCGGATTACGACGCCACCGAGTGGAACGAGATCGGGCGCGAGGACTTCGCCGCCGAAGGCCCAAACCCCTACGATTATTCGTTCGTGGTTTACGAGAGAAAATAG
- a CDS encoding thymidylate synthase, with protein MKQYLDLLRHVREHGTFKEDRTGTGTYAVFGYQMRYDLSEGFPMLTTKKLHLRSIIHELLWFLSGETNIRYLKENGVSIWDEWATEDGELGPVYGEQWRSWKTPDGQVIDQITQVLDEIKRNPDSRRLVVSAWNPAVLPDPSISPDANAAAGKQALPPCHCLFQFYVADGKLSCQLYQRSGDIFLGVPFNIASYALLTLMMAQVCGLEPGDFVHTLGDAHLYSNHLEQADTQLAREPRSLPTMTLNPEVKDLFAFTFDDFTLSDYEPHAHIKAPVAI; from the coding sequence ATGAAGCAATATCTCGATCTACTTCGTCATGTGCGTGAACACGGCACCTTCAAGGAAGACCGGACGGGCACGGGCACCTATGCGGTATTCGGCTACCAGATGCGCTATGACCTGAGTGAAGGCTTCCCCATGCTCACCACCAAGAAGCTGCATCTGCGTTCTATCATCCACGAGCTGCTGTGGTTCCTGTCCGGCGAGACCAACATCCGTTACCTGAAGGAAAATGGCGTTTCCATCTGGGACGAGTGGGCTACCGAAGACGGTGAGTTGGGCCCGGTGTACGGCGAGCAATGGCGCAGCTGGAAAACCCCCGATGGTCAGGTCATCGACCAGATCACCCAGGTGCTGGACGAGATCAAGCGCAATCCGGATTCCCGCCGTCTGGTGGTGAGTGCCTGGAATCCGGCGGTGCTGCCGGATCCGTCCATTTCGCCGGATGCCAATGCGGCGGCGGGCAAGCAGGCGTTGCCGCCCTGTCACTGCCTGTTCCAGTTTTATGTGGCGGACGGCAAACTGAGCTGCCAGTTGTACCAGCGCAGCGGCGATATCTTCCTCGGCGTGCCGTTCAATATTGCCTCCTATGCGCTGCTGACCCTGATGATGGCGCAGGTGTGCGGTCTTGAACCTGGTGACTTTGTTCACACCCTGGGCGATGCCCACCTGTATTCCAATCATCTGGAGCAGGCGGACACCCAGCTGGCCCGCGAGCCCCGTTCGCTGCCCACCATGACCCTGAATCCGGAGGTGAAGGACCTGTTTGCCTTTACCTTCGATGATTTCACCCTGAGCGATTACGAGCCCCACGCCCACATCAAGGCGCCGGTAGCAATATAG
- the lgt gene encoding prolipoprotein diacylglyceryl transferase: MEFPVIDPVAIAIGPLKVHWYGLMYMIGFAGAWWLGTVRASKPGSGWTREQVSDLIFYGAMGVILGGRLGYVFFYNFSKFLSDPVWLFQVWDGGMSFHGGAIGVLVAFALFARKTEKRYFTVADFMVPMVPIGLATGRFGNFINAELWGRTSDVPWAMVFPTDPQRLPRHPSQLYECLLEGVLLFIVLWVYSAKPRPAGAVTGLFGVGYGAARTFVEFFREPDAHIGYLAGGWLTMGMLLSIPMIILGTAMMVWAYRNDERQATA, translated from the coding sequence ATGGAATTTCCTGTGATTGATCCGGTGGCCATCGCTATCGGTCCGCTCAAGGTGCACTGGTACGGGCTGATGTACATGATCGGCTTTGCCGGGGCCTGGTGGCTCGGTACCGTGCGGGCAAGCAAGCCGGGCTCCGGTTGGACCCGGGAGCAGGTCAGTGATCTGATCTTCTACGGGGCCATGGGGGTGATCCTCGGTGGCCGTCTGGGCTATGTGTTCTTCTACAACTTCAGCAAGTTTCTCAGTGACCCGGTCTGGCTGTTCCAGGTCTGGGATGGGGGCATGAGTTTCCATGGTGGGGCCATTGGTGTGCTGGTGGCCTTTGCCCTGTTTGCCCGCAAGACCGAGAAGCGTTACTTCACGGTGGCAGATTTCATGGTACCCATGGTGCCCATTGGTCTGGCGACTGGCCGATTCGGTAACTTCATCAATGCCGAGCTGTGGGGGCGCACCAGTGACGTGCCCTGGGCGATGGTTTTTCCCACCGATCCGCAACGCTTGCCGCGTCATCCTTCCCAGCTTTACGAATGCCTGCTGGAAGGGGTGCTGCTCTTCATCGTGTTGTGGGTGTATTCCGCCAAACCACGCCCGGCGGGAGCGGTAACCGGCCTGTTTGGTGTGGGCTATGGTGCCGCGAGAACCTTTGTGGAATTCTTCCGCGAGCCGGATGCCCATATCGGCTATCTGGCCGGTGGCTGGCTGACCATGGGCATGCTGCTGAGTATCCCCATGATCATTCTGGGGACCGCCATGATGGTATGGGCGTATCGCAACGATGAACGCCAGGCAACAGCGTAA
- a CDS encoding NRDE family protein, producing the protein MCIVLLDWQPESDTPLRVAANRDEFHARPAEPARWRGDIFCGIDLTAGGTWLGIHRNGRFAVVTNYREPVTDRQPGERSRGLLPSAFLESSASPEQFARELAGEQHHYGAFNLLLGTPESLWYLGNRGAPPQPVTPGIHGLSNGLMDDPWPKVQRAKRHMQEVIAQGGALEQLLDVVNDRHQPADDELPDTGVGLDLERLVAPVFIQSPTYGTRASSAVILDRSNGPAMLEQGWQPDGQTAGPIVASGSR; encoded by the coding sequence ATGTGTATAGTATTGCTGGACTGGCAGCCGGAGTCTGACACCCCGTTACGGGTGGCAGCGAACCGGGATGAGTTCCATGCCCGGCCCGCAGAGCCGGCGCGCTGGCGGGGAGATATTTTCTGCGGCATTGATCTGACCGCCGGCGGCACCTGGCTCGGTATTCACCGCAACGGCCGTTTTGCGGTGGTCACCAACTACCGCGAACCGGTCACCGACCGCCAGCCCGGGGAGCGCTCCCGCGGCTTGCTACCCAGCGCCTTCCTGGAATCCAGCGCCAGCCCGGAACAGTTCGCCCGGGAACTGGCTGGCGAGCAACACCACTATGGCGCCTTTAACCTGTTGCTGGGCACGCCGGAGAGCCTGTGGTACCTGGGCAACCGCGGCGCCCCGCCGCAGCCAGTCACACCGGGCATCCATGGCCTGAGCAACGGGCTCATGGATGATCCCTGGCCCAAGGTACAACGGGCCAAACGGCATATGCAGGAGGTCATCGCACAGGGGGGGGCACTGGAACAGCTTCTGGACGTGGTCAACGACCGTCACCAACCCGCCGATGACGAACTGCCTGATACCGGTGTCGGGCTGGACCTGGAGCGACTGGTGGCGCCGGTCTTTATCCAGTCCCCCACCTACGGCACACGCGCCAGCAGCGCAGTGATTCTGGACAGGAGCAACGGCCCGGCGATGCTGGAACAGGGCTGGCAACCGGATGGGCAGACCGCCGGGCCGATTGTAGCCAGCGGCTCCCGCTGA
- the ptsP gene encoding phosphoenolpyruvate--protein phosphotransferase, with protein sequence MLDTLRRIVQEVNNAPDIRAALDLMAKRVRDAMGTEVCSIYLRDEEDQRYVLMASEGLKQEAVGNVSLGLAEGLIGQVGLREEPVNLEDAFTHPKFHYLAETGEDPFHAFLGVPVMHHGKVLGVMVVQQRDVRRFDQSEEAFLVTISAQLSAVIAHAHASGVLFDQLEAGVDGSLPSFYDGLPGCPGAAIGYGVLLFPEADLASVPDRNVDDVGDEIARLDDALVRTRQEVRDLAERASKSLGAEEQALFDVYLRMLDRHALPAEVIAQIREGQWAQGALRDVVDTHVRNFEMMDDPYLRERAADVRDLGRRVLAQLQSQTRRHVIFPDECILLGEDISAPMLMEVPRERIRGIVTTRGSRNSHMAIVARAMGIPTVVGAQNLPLKQMDDKEIIVDGFRGRVVANASAELKAQFEEIIREEATLQAGLERLRDLPAETEDGNRIQLQVNTGLMTDISRSLERGAEGVGLYRTEIPFMVRDRFPSEEEQRVIYREQLAAFAPHPVTMRTLDVGGDKSLSYFPIEEDNPFLGWRGLRVTLDHPEIFMVQLRAMLKASEGLNNLRIMLPMVTSVIEAEDAQHFIHRAWLEVREEGLDIPMPEVGVMIEVPASVYQARALAQRVDFFSIGTNDLTQYLLAVDRNNRQVASLYNSYHPAVLHAILHVVEQAREEGKKVSVCGEMAGEPAAALLLMAMGVDALSMNASNLLKVKAAIRQVKMCFIRKLLSEVLAMDNGEVISAYVDLQLDKAGLGDLLRNRKAIN encoded by the coding sequence ATGCTTGATACCCTGCGCCGCATTGTTCAGGAGGTGAACAACGCCCCGGATATCCGAGCGGCGCTGGATCTCATGGCCAAGCGTGTGCGGGATGCCATGGGCACCGAAGTGTGCTCCATCTACCTGCGGGACGAAGAAGACCAGCGTTATGTGCTGATGGCCTCAGAGGGCCTCAAGCAGGAAGCGGTGGGAAATGTGAGCCTGGGACTGGCAGAAGGTCTGATTGGTCAGGTGGGGTTGCGCGAGGAACCGGTCAACCTGGAAGACGCGTTCACGCATCCCAAGTTTCATTACCTGGCGGAAACCGGGGAAGACCCTTTCCATGCCTTCCTGGGTGTGCCGGTGATGCACCACGGCAAGGTGCTGGGCGTCATGGTTGTGCAGCAACGGGATGTGCGGCGTTTTGATCAGAGTGAAGAAGCCTTTCTGGTAACCATTTCTGCCCAGTTGTCCGCAGTCATCGCCCATGCACACGCTTCCGGCGTATTGTTCGATCAGCTGGAAGCCGGTGTGGATGGCTCGCTGCCCAGTTTCTATGACGGTTTGCCCGGCTGCCCCGGCGCCGCTATCGGCTACGGTGTGTTGTTGTTCCCGGAAGCGGATCTGGCGTCCGTGCCGGATCGGAACGTGGACGACGTCGGTGATGAAATTGCCCGGCTGGATGATGCGCTGGTACGTACCCGGCAGGAAGTGCGGGACCTGGCCGAGCGGGCCTCCAAGTCCCTGGGGGCTGAAGAGCAAGCATTGTTTGATGTGTATCTGCGCATGCTGGATCGGCATGCCTTGCCGGCGGAGGTCATCGCCCAGATTCGTGAGGGGCAATGGGCCCAGGGGGCCTTGCGTGATGTGGTGGACACGCATGTGCGCAACTTCGAAATGATGGATGATCCCTACCTGCGCGAGCGGGCGGCGGATGTTCGGGATCTTGGCCGGCGAGTGCTGGCCCAGCTGCAGAGTCAGACCCGCCGTCATGTGATCTTTCCGGATGAATGTATCCTGCTTGGTGAAGACATTTCGGCGCCCATGCTCATGGAAGTCCCCCGTGAGCGTATTCGTGGCATCGTCACCACTCGCGGCTCGCGTAATTCCCACATGGCCATTGTGGCGCGGGCCATGGGCATACCTACCGTGGTGGGTGCCCAGAATCTGCCGCTCAAACAGATGGACGACAAGGAAATCATTGTGGATGGTTTCCGCGGCCGGGTGGTGGCCAATGCGTCTGCGGAGCTGAAAGCGCAGTTCGAAGAGATCATCCGTGAAGAAGCTACCCTGCAGGCCGGACTGGAGCGTCTGCGGGATCTGCCTGCGGAAACCGAGGATGGCAACCGGATCCAGCTGCAGGTGAATACCGGGCTGATGACCGATATCAGCCGGTCGCTGGAGCGGGGCGCAGAAGGGGTGGGGCTGTACCGTACCGAAATTCCCTTCATGGTGCGCGACCGCTTTCCCTCCGAGGAGGAGCAGCGGGTGATTTACCGGGAGCAGCTGGCGGCGTTTGCTCCCCACCCGGTGACCATGCGCACCCTGGATGTGGGCGGGGACAAGTCTCTCAGTTATTTTCCCATCGAAGAGGACAACCCCTTCCTGGGCTGGCGGGGGCTGCGAGTCACTCTCGATCACCCGGAAATTTTCATGGTGCAGTTGCGCGCCATGCTCAAGGCCAGCGAGGGGCTCAACAATCTGCGCATCATGCTGCCTATGGTGACCAGCGTGATCGAGGCAGAGGACGCCCAGCACTTTATTCACCGGGCCTGGCTGGAAGTGCGAGAAGAAGGCCTCGACATTCCCATGCCGGAAGTCGGAGTCATGATCGAGGTGCCTGCGTCGGTCTATCAGGCAAGGGCGCTGGCCCAGCGAGTGGATTTCTTCTCCATTGGCACCAATGACCTGACCCAGTATCTGCTGGCGGTGGATCGCAACAACCGCCAGGTGGCCTCACTCTACAATTCCTATCACCCGGCGGTGCTGCACGCGATCCTGCATGTGGTGGAACAGGCCCGGGAAGAGGGAAAGAAAGTCTCGGTGTGTGGCGAGATGGCCGGTGAGCCGGCAGCGGCCCTGCTGCTCATGGCCATGGGGGTGGATGCCCTGTCCATGAATGCGTCCAACCTGCTGAAAGTGAAGGCGGCCATTCGCCAGGTGAAGATGTGCTTTATCCGCAAACTGCTCAGTGAAGTGTTGGCCATGGATAATGGCGAAGTGATTTCGGCCTACGTGGATCTGCAGCTGGACAAGGCGGGTCTCGGTGACCTGCTGCGAAACCGCAAGGCGATCAACTGA